In a genomic window of Dolichospermum sp. DET69:
- a CDS encoding type 2 lantipeptide synthetase LanM family protein has protein sequence MNQQNIAWYQALRLTERITSIDDSKPLNPALAERKLKLWKSQTPFNDELSFQQRLEIDGITEEEFSYLLGESVENIAKRIPVPPNWLIEIEAAFSRSNPPEIKITPPAELHKDEKSGAFLYGIEPIISEGVERLSQGIKKIANTQSNLLFDISTIETIFLVNLPSNLLVMLTRTMVLEFNIACLQNRVSGNNTEEKFISFLESLQTRDIQLNLLQEYPVLARQLVIYIQQWVEVSLEFIQRLCADWQEICSTFSPGKEPGALVEINSNAGDSHRGGRSVIIAKFSSGLQIVYKPRSLAIDKHFQQLLTWINQRGKLPEFQTLQVIERGSYGWIEFVQVQSCHSVVEVEHFYQRLGGYLALLYTLDATDFHHENLIATGEQPILIDLESLFHPRIISDFQASLLTEMMMSESVLRVGLLPRKIWANSKSRGVDLSGIGGAKGQIMPHYIPQLQGVGSDKVQIIRKQIESQETQNRPQLNQAEVNVLEYQDAIIQGFTNVYELLLNSREELLAKSGILTCFESDEIRVILRPTQTYSLLLQESFHPHVLGNALERDRLFDKLWIDVQNRPFLVKVITSEQGDLWQGDIPIFTTYPNSCDVWNSQNQRLRNFLPEPSISQVRRRFQQLNSEDLKRQIWFIRASLGALAVDAGGEGWVSYRLSTSSIFPSSEELLKFACAVGDQLELLALHHNEAASWIGLSFVDGTHWAITPLGLDLYDGVSGIALFLAYLGEISQENRYTVLAEAALTTMITQIQTSKLSTSCIGGFTGWGGVIYTLTHLGVLWQKPELLNMAGTLVEKLPALICQDQNFDIIAGAAGCIASLLNLYKYLPNEEILKVAIKCGDRLIETAEPQEKGIRWISPFAGTKPLTGFAHGAAGIAWALLELAAVSEMERFHEIAIAAITYEQHANNVLLNTNNYLCTWCQSTPGIGLARLDSLTKGRLIHINQAEILTEIHTALKTTLTEGFGLNHSICHGDLGNIELLLQASQTIAPEYASEVKHLTASILHSITQHGWLCGTPLGVETPSLMTGIAGIGYGLLRLAAPERVPSVLLLAPPIKS, from the coding sequence ATGAATCAACAAAACATAGCCTGGTATCAAGCCCTAAGATTGACAGAAAGAATTACATCTATAGATGATTCAAAACCACTTAATCCAGCTTTAGCTGAACGAAAATTAAAACTTTGGAAATCACAAACTCCCTTTAACGACGAATTATCCTTTCAGCAACGTTTAGAAATTGATGGTATCACAGAAGAAGAATTTAGCTACCTCTTGGGTGAAAGCGTGGAAAATATTGCTAAACGCATTCCCGTTCCTCCGAATTGGTTAATAGAAATTGAAGCAGCTTTTTCTCGTTCTAATCCACCAGAAATTAAAATAACTCCACCAGCAGAATTACACAAAGATGAAAAATCTGGAGCTTTTTTGTATGGGATAGAACCAATAATTAGCGAAGGTGTCGAACGTCTAAGTCAGGGAATCAAAAAAATTGCCAATACCCAATCTAATTTACTTTTTGATATCTCCACAATTGAAACCATATTTTTGGTTAATTTGCCTAGTAATTTATTAGTAATGTTAACTCGAACAATGGTGCTGGAGTTTAATATTGCCTGTTTACAAAATCGGGTATCAGGAAATAATACTGAAGAAAAGTTTATCAGTTTTCTAGAAAGTCTCCAAACTAGAGATATTCAACTTAATTTATTGCAAGAATACCCAGTCTTAGCTAGGCAATTAGTAATATATATTCAGCAATGGGTAGAAGTTAGTTTAGAGTTTATCCAGCGACTCTGTGCTGATTGGCAAGAAATTTGTTCAACATTTAGCCCAGGAAAAGAACCCGGTGCATTAGTAGAAATAAATAGCAATGCAGGTGATTCTCATCGTGGTGGACGTTCTGTCATAATTGCTAAATTTAGTTCTGGTTTGCAAATAGTTTATAAACCCAGATCCTTAGCGATAGATAAACATTTTCAACAGCTACTAACATGGATTAATCAACGAGGAAAACTCCCAGAATTTCAGACGCTACAAGTTATCGAACGTGGTAGTTATGGTTGGATAGAATTTGTGCAGGTTCAAAGTTGCCATTCAGTGGTAGAAGTTGAGCATTTTTATCAACGGTTGGGAGGATATTTAGCCCTACTTTATACCCTAGACGCGACAGATTTTCATCATGAAAATTTGATTGCTACTGGTGAACAACCAATTTTGATTGATCTTGAATCACTTTTTCATCCACGCATTATCAGTGATTTCCAAGCATCCCTGCTGACAGAAATGATGATGAGTGAATCAGTTCTTAGGGTAGGATTATTACCTAGAAAAATATGGGCAAATAGTAAATCTAGAGGAGTAGATTTAAGTGGTATTGGTGGCGCGAAAGGGCAAATTATGCCTCATTATATTCCTCAGCTACAGGGAGTAGGCTCAGATAAAGTGCAAATTATTCGTAAACAAATAGAGTCACAAGAAACTCAAAATCGTCCACAGCTAAATCAAGCTGAAGTGAATGTTTTAGAATATCAAGATGCAATTATTCAGGGTTTTACTAATGTCTATGAATTACTCTTGAACTCTAGAGAAGAGTTGTTAGCGAAATCAGGAATTCTGACCTGTTTTGAATCTGATGAAATTCGGGTTATTTTACGTCCGACTCAGACTTATTCATTGTTGCTACAAGAGAGTTTTCATCCTCATGTTTTAGGTAATGCTTTAGAACGCGATCGCTTATTTGATAAACTTTGGATAGATGTGCAAAATCGCCCTTTTTTAGTGAAAGTCATTACTTCTGAACAGGGTGATTTGTGGCAAGGAGATATCCCTATATTCACCACCTATCCTAATTCTTGTGATGTTTGGAATAGTCAGAATCAAAGATTGAGAAATTTTCTGCCTGAACCAAGTATTTCTCAAGTTCGGCGGCGATTTCAGCAGTTAAACTCAGAGGATTTAAAACGGCAAATCTGGTTTATCCGCGCTTCCTTGGGTGCATTAGCGGTAGACGCTGGAGGAGAAGGATGGGTAAGCTACCGTTTATCAACATCCTCAATCTTTCCCTCTTCCGAAGAATTACTTAAATTTGCTTGTGCTGTCGGCGATCAATTGGAATTACTAGCATTACATCACAATGAAGCAGCGAGTTGGATTGGTTTATCATTTGTTGATGGAACTCACTGGGCTATTACTCCTTTAGGTTTGGATCTCTATGATGGAGTTTCGGGAATTGCCCTATTTCTCGCTTATTTGGGAGAAATTAGCCAAGAAAACCGCTATACAGTATTAGCTGAAGCGGCACTAACAACGATGATCACACAAATTCAAACTAGCAAATTATCTACTTCTTGTATTGGTGGTTTTACTGGGTGGGGTGGAGTTATTTATACTCTCACTCATTTGGGCGTTTTATGGCAAAAGCCAGAATTGTTAAATATGGCTGGGACATTAGTAGAAAAGTTACCAGCACTGATTTGCCAAGATCAAAATTTTGACATCATCGCAGGTGCGGCAGGTTGTATTGCGAGTCTGCTAAATTTGTATAAATATTTGCCTAATGAGGAAATTCTGAAGGTAGCAATTAAATGTGGCGATCGCTTAATAGAAACAGCAGAACCTCAAGAGAAAGGCATTCGTTGGATTTCCCCCTTCGCAGGAACAAAACCTCTGACAGGATTTGCTCATGGGGCTGCGGGCATAGCCTGGGCTTTATTGGAATTAGCCGCCGTTTCTGAAATGGAGCGCTTTCACGAAATAGCCATCGCTGCTATTACTTACGAACAACACGCAAATAATGTACTTCTGAACACAAATAATTATCTCTGCACATGGTGTCAAAGCACACCAGGAATTGGGTTGGCACGGTTAGATTCCTTAACAAAGGGTAGACTTATCCACATCAATCAAGCAGAAATACTGACTGAAATTCATACTGCACTAAAGACCACCCTCACGGAAGGATTTGGACTCAACCACAGTATATGTCATGGCGACTTAGGTAATATAGAATTATTGCTACAAGCCAGTCAAACCATAGCCCCTGAATACGCCTCTGAGGTAAAACATCTAACAGCCAGCATTCTCCACAGTATCACTCAACATGGTTGGCTTTGTGGAACACCACTAGGCGTAGAAACTCCTAGTTTAATGACAGGTATTGCAGGCATTGGCTATGGCTTACTGCGACTAGCTGCACCTGAACGCGTACCTTCAGTATTATTACTTGCACCTCCTATAAAATCATGA
- a CDS encoding right-handed parallel beta-helix repeat-containing protein, producing MKKRLKICVYSTLLLFGGLLKPAVANDTATISPRFGVSYTTEGAGYNSFGSFEGFVPLFQTSGSNLTFLEGKLLWDTESTLGGNVVLGYRTYNRQSKRVLGGYVSYDIRDTGKSSFNQLGTGLESLGKIWDFRANAYVPIGDTQNQVSSNFLGTSQFGQNSLLLDRVRLFESAMTGFDMEAGGKLVALGSGDLRGYGGLYYYAGEGSDGVIGIKGRLVARPSDNFGLSLSVQNDSLFDTRVVLSVAANFPASRPRNVNSNDSLARIGESVERQAAITVNQRQQIDTVAAINPDTSNPYRFLQVNLGEGTGNGTVESPFGTVANALAVAQTNDIIYVQSGKNPGIPGFTIPNGVSVLSNSPVQILNTAQVSAVQLPLSGTGILPQVTETITLGNNNTISGFAIALNNATSNSAITGTNISNPTIRDNTITSLGGSGIQLNNVSGKAIIANNNLINSLNSGLTIDNRTGLVELLINNNQISNNSRFGINIGLTGDTVISTANITNNVIENNGSQGLRIATALTATTPIQFIPHTGKIQQLNISGNTVNSNNRDGIAIVGNSDIDNLTIANNKITNNARRGLTIPTGENAKINIFMEGNTLTGNAIDGIAFLPGINSQVFVNAKFNTITGNIETDFNAEVEGNANLILQLSDNKIGIFNTAIDEEGKACLRLNNNQIEALNLSNDNAPDSTLQVENTLPGNNTIGTISQNNITTVSSGACSLP from the coding sequence GTGAAAAAGAGGCTGAAAATCTGTGTTTACAGCACTTTGCTACTATTTGGGGGGTTACTAAAACCAGCAGTAGCCAATGACACTGCAACAATAAGTCCTCGGTTCGGGGTAAGTTACACTACGGAAGGTGCGGGTTATAATTCCTTTGGTAGCTTTGAGGGCTTTGTTCCGTTATTCCAGACTTCAGGTAGTAATCTGACTTTTCTCGAAGGAAAGTTGCTTTGGGATACGGAATCTACCTTGGGTGGTAATGTGGTGTTGGGATATCGCACTTATAACCGTCAAAGTAAGAGAGTATTAGGCGGTTATGTTTCCTATGATATCCGCGATACTGGTAAGAGTTCTTTTAATCAGTTGGGAACAGGGTTAGAAAGTCTCGGTAAAATTTGGGATTTTCGCGCTAACGCTTATGTTCCCATTGGTGATACCCAGAATCAAGTTAGTAGCAATTTCCTTGGTACAAGCCAATTTGGGCAAAACTCACTGTTACTGGATAGGGTGCGTCTGTTTGAGTCGGCTATGACTGGGTTTGATATGGAAGCTGGTGGTAAATTAGTAGCATTAGGTAGCGGTGACTTACGTGGTTATGGGGGATTGTACTACTATGCTGGTGAAGGTAGCGATGGTGTTATCGGTATTAAAGGCAGGTTAGTGGCGCGACCAAGTGATAATTTTGGCTTGAGTTTATCAGTACAAAATGATAGTTTATTTGATACTAGAGTCGTTTTATCGGTAGCGGCTAATTTTCCCGCCAGTCGTCCCCGTAATGTGAACAGCAACGATAGTTTGGCACGTATTGGTGAATCAGTTGAGCGTCAAGCAGCTATTACTGTAAATCAGCGTCAGCAAATTGATACAGTCGCTGCTATTAACCCCGATACTAGTAATCCCTATCGTTTTTTGCAGGTGAATTTAGGTGAAGGAACGGGGAACGGAACAGTTGAAAGTCCTTTTGGTACAGTTGCAAATGCGTTAGCTGTGGCTCAAACCAATGATATTATTTATGTGCAATCTGGGAAAAATCCCGGAATTCCTGGGTTTACAATTCCTAACGGTGTATCAGTCTTATCAAATAGCCCAGTACAAATATTGAATACTGCACAGGTATCAGCAGTACAGTTACCGTTATCTGGAACTGGGATTTTACCGCAGGTGACAGAAACTATTACTTTAGGAAATAATAATACTATATCTGGTTTTGCGATCGCTCTCAATAACGCTACCAGTAATTCTGCCATCACGGGAACAAACATTTCTAACCCTACGATTAGAGATAATACAATTACCAGCTTGGGTGGTTCGGGTATTCAGCTAAATAATGTGAGTGGAAAAGCGATTATTGCCAACAACAACTTAATCAATTCTTTGAATAGTGGTCTGACTATTGATAATCGGACAGGTTTAGTTGAACTGCTAATTAACAATAACCAAATTAGCAATAATTCACGTTTTGGTATTAATATTGGTTTGACGGGTGATACAGTAATTTCTACTGCTAATATAACCAATAACGTCATTGAAAATAATGGTAGTCAAGGTCTTCGTATTGCTACTGCATTAACAGCAACAACTCCAATACAATTCATTCCTCATACTGGCAAAATTCAACAACTAAATATTTCTGGAAATACTGTTAATAGTAATAATAGAGATGGTATAGCTATTGTTGGAAATAGTGATATTGATAATCTGACTATTGCCAATAATAAAATTACCAATAATGCCAGGAGAGGATTGACTATTCCCACCGGTGAAAATGCCAAAATCAATATTTTCATGGAAGGGAATACATTGACTGGTAATGCTATTGATGGAATCGCCTTTCTTCCCGGAATTAATTCTCAAGTATTTGTTAATGCTAAGTTCAATACAATAACTGGCAATATTGAGACCGATTTTAATGCCGAAGTAGAAGGAAATGCTAACCTAATTCTACAACTTAGCGATAATAAAATTGGCATCTTTAATACAGCAATAGATGAAGAAGGAAAAGCTTGTTTAAGGTTAAATAATAATCAGATTGAAGCCTTAAATTTGAGTAACGATAATGCACCGGATTCCACACTACAAGTTGAAAATACATTACCGGGAAATAATACTATTGGGACGATTTCTCAAAATAATATCACTACCGTATCTTCTGGGGCTTGCAGCTTACCATAA
- a CDS encoding type II toxin-antitoxin system VapC family toxin — protein MSFLLDTHILLWFLENDSKLSNQVREVITNRENLIFVSAISAWEISIKQSLGKLIAPSNLEEALRFSNLEILGMTLAHGIKVADLPMYHKDPFDRMLIAQALVEGLTIITVDQKFKFYDVPLLITES, from the coding sequence ATGAGTTTTCTGCTAGATACTCATATCCTGTTATGGTTTTTAGAAAATGATTCTAAGCTGTCAAATCAGGTACGAGAAGTAATTACTAATCGTGAGAATTTAATTTTTGTTAGTGCTATTAGTGCTTGGGAAATTTCTATTAAACAGTCTTTAGGAAAGTTAATAGCTCCTAGTAATTTAGAGGAAGCTTTACGCTTTAGTAATTTAGAGATTTTAGGGATGACGTTGGCACATGGAATAAAGGTTGCTGACTTACCAATGTATCATAAAGATCCTTTTGATAGAATGTTAATTGCTCAGGCTTTGGTAGAAGGGCTAACTATAATTACGGTAGATCAAAAGTTTAAATTTTATGATGTCCCGTTGTTAATAACTGAATCATAA
- a CDS encoding type IV secretory system conjugative DNA transfer family protein, which translates to MNLYQQNLPNHHFTTQTALISLPTYQPTLANIDFGKFFQQYNNPQGWTMMAGLLVVLILLQISGTGKGKITTGKVCGVSEKLAATNLAFKQIKEHKHNKVTLWSGTPRYWTKGKWRGLMANLQTMLGAAPTVWFPHAERGTLVIGAPGSGKTYSTIDRMLESAMQQGFPILLYDKKGDQMRLHAPLAARYGYKVRVFAPGEAFSGVINPLDFMRDARDGVMAGEIGQVINRNAASGGKSDEFFAKAGDLLAKALLQLVKGSPYPDMAMLYAVLRLPKLVQRLDHAVQSKRLDEWVATSFIQFLSAKDAEKTISGILTTAAGTFSSFIQADLLRAFIGQSDIPTQLSGREMVVFKLDDERRSVVGPLLAAAMHLMIVGNLSRPRKDPLIISLDELPSIKLDRLPQWINEYRSNGACFILGIQSLEQLYDIYGDKMGSAIASACSTHVLFNPGNYKTAEDYSKRYGEKEVLIKNRTTGRTLGGQMSRSISWSENLQKMPVISADEILKFPQGKCVITSPGYSSGGQASIPYPLIIPVSKTDEKRAKESEGLWDTQVRLALESQVTIPDIKMLTQALYDRIEEAGRMLPLPEEDVATVQEQEEQGSGNHQEPDVLENFPARVYQTPGLQ; encoded by the coding sequence ATGAACCTTTACCAGCAAAACTTACCAAACCACCATTTCACTACTCAAACAGCACTAATTAGCTTACCAACTTACCAACCAACACTAGCCAATATTGACTTCGGTAAATTCTTTCAACAGTACAACAACCCCCAAGGTTGGACAATGATGGCTGGACTGTTGGTAGTTTTAATACTACTGCAAATCAGTGGTACGGGTAAAGGCAAAATCACCACTGGTAAAGTCTGCGGTGTCAGCGAAAAACTAGCAGCCACTAACCTGGCATTTAAGCAAATCAAAGAACACAAACACAATAAAGTTACCCTCTGGTCTGGTACACCCCGTTACTGGACAAAAGGGAAGTGGCGGGGGTTAATGGCTAACCTGCAAACCATGCTAGGTGCAGCACCTACAGTTTGGTTTCCTCATGCCGAACGGGGAACACTGGTAATAGGTGCGCCGGGTTCTGGGAAAACTTACTCAACCATTGACCGGATGCTAGAAAGTGCCATGCAGCAAGGGTTTCCAATTTTACTCTACGACAAAAAAGGCGACCAAATGCGACTGCACGCCCCTCTAGCAGCACGTTATGGCTATAAAGTGCGAGTATTTGCCCCTGGTGAAGCTTTTAGTGGTGTCATCAATCCCTTGGATTTTATGCGGGATGCACGGGATGGGGTAATGGCTGGGGAAATTGGTCAAGTCATTAACCGCAATGCTGCTAGTGGGGGTAAGAGTGACGAGTTCTTTGCTAAAGCTGGGGATTTGTTAGCAAAAGCATTATTACAGTTAGTCAAGGGTTCACCCTACCCAGATATGGCCATGCTGTATGCGGTGTTGCGGTTGCCAAAATTGGTACAACGTCTTGATCATGCGGTCCAGTCCAAACGGTTGGATGAATGGGTAGCCACCTCGTTTATCCAATTTTTGAGTGCTAAGGACGCAGAAAAGACTATTTCCGGGATTTTGACGACAGCGGCAGGGACTTTCTCATCTTTTATTCAAGCTGATTTGTTACGGGCCTTCATCGGTCAATCGGATATTCCCACTCAGCTATCAGGTAGAGAAATGGTGGTGTTCAAGCTAGATGATGAACGTCGTAGTGTGGTTGGTCCTTTACTAGCAGCAGCAATGCACTTAATGATTGTCGGTAATTTGAGCCGTCCCCGTAAAGACCCGTTGATTATTTCTTTGGATGAATTACCATCAATTAAGTTAGACCGACTGCCTCAGTGGATTAATGAATATCGTTCTAATGGTGCTTGTTTTATTTTAGGTATCCAAAGTTTAGAGCAGCTTTACGATATTTATGGCGATAAAATGGGAAGTGCCATTGCTTCGGCTTGCAGTACCCATGTTTTATTTAATCCTGGTAACTATAAAACGGCGGAAGATTACTCAAAACGTTACGGTGAGAAGGAAGTGCTGATTAAAAATCGGACCACTGGGCGAACTCTTGGTGGACAAATGAGCCGTTCAATTAGCTGGAGTGAGAATTTACAAAAGATGCCTGTTATCAGTGCCGATGAAATTCTCAAGTTTCCCCAAGGTAAATGTGTAATTACCAGTCCTGGTTACAGTTCCGGGGGACAAGCTTCTATTCCCTATCCTTTAATTATTCCTGTGTCGAAAACAGATGAAAAACGAGCTAAGGAAAGTGAGGGTCTGTGGGACACACAAGTTAGACTGGCTTTAGAAAGTCAGGTGACAATTCCTGATATTAAAATGCTCACACAGGCATTGTATGACCGCATTGAGGAAGCAGGACGGATGTTGCCATTACCAGAGGAAGATGTGGCCACAGTCCAGGAACAAGAGGAACAGGGGTCTGGTAATCATCAAGAACCTGATGTTTTGGAGAATTTTCCAGCACGAGTTTATCAAACTCCAGGATTGCAATGA
- a CDS encoding ankyrin repeat domain-containing protein, which translates to MMQIHIYAQQGNIAGVGYEIAKGVDIDCIDENEYSQQTPLMYAVSSTNAGIDMIHFLLEHGANVNAIAEQSDYTVLGLVVQSGNLEKIQLILDAGANIHYQTPQEYDVLIDAMHGRDILLDQNLLSILDLLISKGAAVNGMSSYGETAIKVAARIGRFDAVQLLLNAGANSDQLQWTELMQAVVFGRLEEVKLLLEQGADQDVYDCWYRTPWLLSIQAGELAKAKLLLATGANSSYEGNCGKTPLMYAIENNQPEILQWLIAEGFDIEATDDFSNTALLIAAECGATDCVKILLEAGVNPSRINDCNDNAIKIANNLEIVKMLVAASEDLNDINDDMRRVFTGITNSKFSLSQLSTQQYFAGKHSRFGTANPELMDISFWQAMICEGCAAYTAKNIFNDTENWQDPAWCYQRFGRTITQLPDGRIVEIAGEHEDYYDPDFCIYNDVVVYQGDGNFHIFGYPQDVFPPTDFHSATLVGEYIYIIGNLGYLGTRIYNETPVYRLHIHTFAIEKVETTGDKPGWISRHKAYYQEPDKIYITGGKLYVIGNDKSEDYIDNSVDYILDLISLNWSRAIV; encoded by the coding sequence ATTATGCAAATTCATATTTATGCACAGCAAGGAAACATTGCGGGAGTCGGATATGAAATAGCCAAGGGTGTGGATATTGACTGTATAGACGAAAACGAATACTCCCAGCAAACACCATTAATGTATGCAGTTAGTAGCACCAATGCAGGTATTGATATGATTCATTTCCTCTTGGAACATGGTGCAAATGTGAATGCTATTGCAGAACAATCTGACTATACTGTACTTGGGTTGGTTGTACAATCGGGTAATTTAGAAAAAATCCAATTAATTTTAGATGCTGGCGCGAATATTCACTATCAAACACCTCAAGAATATGATGTTTTAATTGATGCTATGCACGGTCGAGATATTTTGCTAGACCAAAACTTGCTCTCTATTTTAGATTTACTAATTTCTAAAGGTGCTGCTGTCAATGGCATGAGTAGCTATGGTGAAACGGCAATTAAAGTAGCTGCTCGTATTGGTAGATTTGATGCTGTTCAATTACTATTAAATGCAGGTGCTAATTCAGACCAATTGCAATGGACAGAATTAATGCAAGCTGTTGTTTTTGGTAGATTAGAAGAAGTAAAATTATTACTGGAACAAGGAGCAGATCAAGATGTGTATGATTGTTGGTATAGAACTCCTTGGTTGTTGAGTATTCAAGCAGGTGAACTAGCCAAAGCCAAATTACTTCTAGCTACGGGAGCAAATTCCAGCTATGAGGGAAACTGTGGTAAAACGCCGTTGATGTATGCTATAGAAAACAATCAGCCGGAAATATTACAGTGGTTAATTGCAGAGGGATTTGATATTGAAGCCACTGATGATTTTAGTAATACTGCTTTATTAATTGCAGCCGAGTGTGGTGCAACCGATTGTGTAAAAATTCTCTTGGAAGCTGGCGTAAACCCTAGCAGAATTAATGATTGCAATGATAACGCTATTAAGATAGCTAATAATCTGGAAATTGTCAAAATGTTGGTTGCGGCTAGTGAAGATTTGAACGATATTAACGATGATATGCGGCGTGTTTTCACTGGCATTACCAACAGCAAATTTTCGCTATCCCAATTATCGACACAACAATATTTTGCTGGTAAACATTCACGTTTTGGTACAGCTAATCCAGAATTAATGGATATTTCTTTTTGGCAAGCTATGATTTGTGAAGGTTGTGCTGCTTATACAGCAAAAAATATTTTTAATGATACAGAAAATTGGCAAGATCCAGCATGGTGTTATCAGCGATTTGGCAGAACTATTACACAATTACCAGATGGCAGAATTGTAGAAATAGCTGGTGAACATGAAGATTACTATGACCCTGATTTTTGTATATATAATGATGTTGTAGTTTATCAAGGTGATGGTAATTTTCATATTTTTGGTTATCCCCAAGATGTATTTCCGCCAACTGATTTTCATTCTGCTACATTAGTGGGAGAATATATATATATCATTGGTAATTTAGGATATCTTGGTACAAGAATCTATAATGAAACTCCAGTTTATAGATTACATATCCACACATTTGCCATAGAAAAAGTAGAAACAACTGGGGATAAACCAGGATGGATAAGTCGTCACAAAGCTTACTACCAAGAACCAGATAAAATTTATATTACTGGCGGTAAATTGTATGTAATTGGTAATGATAAATCAGAAGATTATATAGATAACTCCGTTGATTACATCTTAGATTTAATTAGCTTAAATTGGAGTCGTGCTATTGTGTAA